The genomic interval GTCCCAAGCGTACGTTTCTAGGATCAGACGCAAATTCATAATGACGTTCATCAAATTCCTTCCATGCTCGAGAATCAGCTGGATGCCTTAGATTTTCATCTGAAACACGTTTTTTGAAATGCCATTGCATATTTTCAGACGTCTTAGATGACATGAATAACCGTTGCAATCTTGGTTTCAATGGAAAATACCAAAAGACTTTGGCTGGAATTTTAACTTCAAGACGTTTTTTTCCACCTTTATACGATCTCCATGatgatttctgcaaatttttccatCTTGGAAGGTTACACACTTTGCAAGCCTGTTCATTCTCATTTTCCCCCCAATAAATCATGCAATCATTTGGACAAGCATGTATTTTTTCATAATGAAGTCCTAAACTAGAAATTAATTTCTTTGCTTCATAAAATGACTTAGGCACTTGAGCTTCAGATGGAAGTACTCGACGAAGGAAGTCCAACAATGCTGTAAATGACTTATCACTCCATTTTCCATTCACTTTCAGTTGAAATAACTCATCAACAAGGAACGACAGTTTAGAAAACTCTGTGCATCCGGTATATAGCTGTTGTTTCCCTTCCTCAATTAGTCGATAGAAATCTTTAACATTAGACTCCATCGGTGTATGACTCGTTGATGCTCCAATGTAATTTTCATTACTTGTAAATCCTTCATGAATTCTAAATGCATCATGCAGCATTTCTTGTACCATCGGTTCATGGCTAGTTACTTCAGAAACTTGTTGCACTGAATAATGAAGTTCTTTGTTATCATGATCTTGTACAATTAGTTTTTCTCCATGAAAATTCCAGATGCGATAATCTTGTAAAATACCATTTATCATCAGATGTTCGTGTACTGTCTCACGATCATGACTCAATGAATTTATGCATTTGCAACAAGGACATGGTCTCGTGACATCTGGAGCCGCATCACCAAATGCATAACGCAAAAAATATAGGATTCCCACCCGATACTCAAGACTGCCATGTGGCGCAGCCATCCATTGCTTCTGCATAATTTGATGTTGttcaataatttataaaagttaaaaCATTGAAGCaagatttatcaaaaattaaagaaACTTCGTAGATAAAATTTCCAAGAAttcaacaaacatatatataaatacaatTACTAAATATAAAAATGAAGCTTAGCATCATAGACACGTTGTAAGCAAACTACAATaataaacttgaaaaataatacgGATAACTcgtagaaaaaaaaatcaaattaagggATTCATTGGAAAAATTTACAAATCTACCGGCCAACACAAATTAAACCCTAATCGATTATAATTTTTATCACCATTAACATATAAAAACATTGTCACCATACGAAAACTAAACCAAGAAATTACCTCGAGAAACAAAATCAAAGGCGATTTATGATGTGGATGTCGAAGGATGATGCTAGGGTGCAATTAATCTGATGTGTCGCTATAATAGAGAGGATCGCTGGAACATAGATGGTCGATAGAAAAGAGAAGGTCGTTGGAACAAAGAGGGTCGCTGAAATAGAAAGGTTTGCTGGAATTGTGAAAATAATATGAGATGCGAACATGGTTTTTTATTAATCTCGTATGTACCCTTTAGGAGCGGTTATAAGTTCCTTTTAGGAGCGGTTCTAAACTGCTTCTAAAAGGAACTTATAGGAGCGGTTCTAATAACCGGTTCTATATGTGTCCAATAGCAACGGTTTGACAACCGCATCAAAAAAATCTCAATTGAAGCGATTTTAGGAGCGGTTACACTTGACCGATTCTATTGGATCTGCTGTTACAACCGCTTCATCAACCGCTGCTATTATTATGGTCCTAATGTCCAATTTTTTTGTAGTGACTCTCTGATAGTGGAACCTTCCTTCTACCAATGGAAGGCCACCACATATCCTCTCTCACCTGACATTCCTTGACACCCGACATTTTTTAGCAGTAGTCAGGTTCAAAAGGTATGCagagtcatataaaaagggaggtcctcttcaTTGGCTAAGTACGCACACATACACACTCATCTTCAATAGTTCCTTTTTCCTTTCGTCATCGTACACTGCTTTTCCGGGGAAAGGGACTTGACTCAAGCGTTGGAGGGCTTGCGtcgaggactttttccctggtttctagtTTCTAACGCTCTGTGTACTTGTCTAAGTGTGTACAGGGCCCAAGTACCACCGGTCCCATTACTACCGGCCTGTGGTTCTACATGGGGGTTCGCTTTTGCAACGTGCAGGCACAGGGTACGTCAAAGTCACCTCTCCGTCAACACCTACGCCATCTCCGTCGGCCTCCGTCTGACTcaactttcggataggatcagtTTGGTGCCATGTGTAGGAATCTTCCCTACTTGTTCTAAACGTAACCATGTCCGCGAGAGAATACAAGATGTTTAAGGAAGCCAAGAGGCGAGCAGCCTCCGAGAGGCACACCGCAGAGTCACATCCCTAGAAGATACCTGTAGCCTCGAAGAACCATGCCCACGCATCAGATAGAGGGTCTAAGAGGAAACAGCTCGAGGACTTCCCTCGAGCTTTCTATCGCTACCCCGATTGGgattgcaacaacaagaaagagtaGTGTCAAGCCTCTATGGCCGAAAGTTCTCCACCAAGagattcaaaaaaaaaagaaaaatctatTATCATCAAGGAGGACCCTAAGGAGCTGCCCAAAGAATTGCAAGTACCCTTCTCTCCAAGAGTGCTTGAGAAAAATCTACCGAAGGGGTATAAGCCCCCAGCCATTGGAGAATACGATGATAGTAAGGATCTAGAAGATCACCTCCATAAATTTTAGAATGCTGCactgctgcatcaaaacaacgaCATCATTAAGTGTCGGGTGTTCTTAAACACTCTATCAGGCTTGGCacaaaagtggttcgatggattgcctgTTGGATCTATCATTTGCTTTTAGGATTGCAAGAACGCTTTCCTACACCACTTCGCCAATAGCAagaagtaccaaaagaccaaccACTGCTTATTTGCTCTCAAGCAGGGATCTACGGAGCCCCTAAGGGCCTACATAAGACACTTTAACCATATTGTAGCCCTGGGCATCCCGACCGCCACCTTTGATATTTTGATGAGTATCTTCTCCCAAGGACTGGTGGAGGGGGGATTTTTTCCGAGCCCTTATTCGGGAGTCTGTGAAAAATTTTGACGAGATGCATGGAAAGGCGGTAAGCTACATCAACGTAGAGGAAGCCCAAGCAGCTTGAATGAAAGAAGTCAAGGCGTTTGCTCCTACTAATAAGGCAGATAGGAGGCCACCCCAACCTCCCGCTCGACCCCTGGCCCGCCCATAGATACCTGACCTGGCTTTCCGCATGTGCAGGAATCTAGGGCGGCTCAACGAGTCGAGGTTGTACAAAGAGTCGGTCAGCGGGGACCTCGTTACTGCACTTACTATAGGGCTCCCACTCACTACACAGGAGATTGTGTCCAATTCGCCCGAGATTCTCGACGGGCCACCGAGCTCGGCTTGCCTCCACCCGAGATCACCCCCAGCTCCAAAGGCAACCAAACCATCCTCCCACTACTGCAAGACAATCAAGTAAGCTCTTGCCTGAGAGAGAAGGTTAGGGAAACCAGTAGGCAGGACGGGGCAAGGAGCCGATGGAATCTCCTGAGGAAGAGAATAGGGGAAATATCGCCATTCGGGAGATCGACATAATCTCCTGAGGACCTACGGATGGAGATTCCACCAGAGCCCGGAAGTCccatgtgtaggatcgaaaagaatttagatatctccacaattacatgatattgtccactttgagcttaagccatcatggttttgctcttggcctctctccaaaaggcctcatgccaatggagatatcttttctcttataaatacATGATCTTTCCcctgtgttttcaatatgggactatatttgcaaccttgcaacctcaacaatccccccctcaaacaaaggaccataggcttcccacgtcagatcttcgacccaccaagtcttcctgcccctcggtccacccgacctactaggacttcattgtctCCCTCGGTCCAcctaacctactaggacttcattgcctagtcgcaactaggacttcctgcctggtatctggtcctcttgatctgaacattgtaggatcgaaaagaatttagatgtctccacaattgcatgatattgtccactttgagcctaagccctcatggttttgctcttggcctctctccaaaaggtctcatgccaatggagatatcttttctcttataaacacatgatcttttccctgtgttttcaatatgggactatgtttgcaaccttgcaacctcaacaataataccattagacaactactctcaacgggagttatcactgttgagtATGTAAAGTCCaaagataacctagcggattTGCTAACCAAagagttaaatcgagagttagttgcaaactCATCACGAGAAATGAGCTTGATGtcattgtcagcgatcagtgcagaggacacccaacctatattgactggagatcccaagaactatgtTCAAAGgaacaactaatctgcactgactagacacactgtgggggatAGTCCAACGAAACAGTGACTAGACGAGGGTAAGtcgatgggcttttaatgatcaaaaagcgtatatgacaactcttgagggatcacctatgtgagaaagaaatggggccgcttcgaagagaattggaggcacgaTTCTTatagcttctcacagaaccaggcgtgttcatggccaagagcgaacacactcatgagaactgagttgtatcagggagagtcttgggtgagatttgtcactgcttacacagacgacagtatagttcaaggacatcatgtctactatcagccagtaagcaactaAATCTTcataagggaaggttcaaagggtaaaatttacccatcctatacttgactcaactgctgaatgctatcacttaccctatctccattcatgtgagggattgttgaataagtgaatggagaagaaatggaagaggaaagagactccattgtgaatgagactttagtcccacattggaagtttcaagatattttgttggtttatattgattcacatacattgaggatgtgaacaaatacatggggagaggctctctttcACGCGTGGATGCtcaggggggtgcaaatctaggacccagattgcactgaaccaagttgactcgtgtgcaagCGCGACTTGTGCACACGAAAGCCGGACCGATTAGAgtaaaatttacccaagtggaacaaccaacattttgccatgtAGATCTTTTGTTGCTGtgaaacggatgcattaaattcgagattaatgcagaataaaatcggtcgagtaataatgagtgaaacggtggtcGTTTCACTACTcggctaataatgaccattaagatcattaactctggctattgatccgagctcctatataaggaggctccgaTCATAGGCAGAAACACATAGCAAGCAAAGCAAAGACTCTCCAatttccttcctcctcctctgtcatGCATTTCCTGCTCGGCGGAGTGCCCGTGGTAGCATTCAAGTATCACTCAGcttgccgtgaccaccagtgcttggtcggattcacggtcggtcattgtatcctgggaaacagacgacccttgtaagcctcgaagcacagccggagctgagcgaatctgtttcaaggaaactgcgactcgcaggcctcggtcagctcgcCCAGTCGATCTCTTTAGCAGACCGACAAACTTCTCTACCTGCTCGAGATCTTTGCCCGGCCTGTCATCTTGCTCGATCAGCGCCTCGGTCAGCTCGCCCAGTCGATCTCTTTAGCAGACCGACAAACTTCTCTACCTGCTCGAGATCTTTGCCCGGCCTGTCATCTTGCTCGATCAGCCAGTCACTTTGACAGCCTGACCTGTCTGCTTCACTCGGCCTGTCTGCTTGACCCGACCGACCTCTCTTACAGCCTGACCTGTCTGCTCAACCCGGTCGATCTCTCTGACAGCTCGACCGGTCTGTCTGCTCGACCCGGCTGACTTCTCTGACAGCCCGACCTGTCTGCTCGACCCGGCTGACCTCTCTGACAGCTCGACCGGTTTGTCTGCTCGACCCGGCTGACCTCTCTGACAGCCCGACCTGTCTGCCGCCCGGTCTGTCTGCTCGACCCGGCCGATCTCTCTAACAGCCCGACCTGTCTACCGCCCAGTCTGTTTGCTCGACCCGGCCGACCTCTCTAACAGTCCGACCTGTCTGTCGCTCGGTCTATCTGCTCAACCCGATCGGTCTCTCTTGCTCAGCCTATCTGCTTCGTCCGATCGGCCTCTCCTGTTAGGCTTGTCTGCATCATCCGATCGGCCTCTTTGCTCGGACATTCTGACTCAGTCACTCTGAGATTGATATTTAGATAAAAACTAGTCACTGTTGATAGTCTGAGATCATCTACTTCGGTCAACTCAactataagttgaatttaaattttatataatttttaaattcaacttaaatcctttaaaaatcttcgACAACATATTATAATATTTGTAATCCAACACCTCGTTGCTTTAAAACCTCCACAATCTACTCTTGCAAACACGATCAATGACATGCTGAGATGAGACAAGTTGAAGGATTCTTGTTCTCTGCTCTCTTCCTTGTCCTCCTCGTCCCTTGCAGTTATTTCGCTACTGCTCAAGAAGTTGGTATGTCATGTTTTCATCgactattaaaataatattatttttaaaggttttttttgGTAGTTTTAATACTAGGATATTTGTTTTAATAAATAAGGAAACTTTGCTGTAACAAGACATAAAAGTTATGTACGTttcgaaaaatatttaaaaaaattaaatgcaggacatgataaataataaattactCTTTttctcattattattattattattattattattattatttaaaaaaataaatttactatAAATACAAACCATAAATATAATATAGAATAATAATCGCATAGTAAATAAATTTACTATTTCACCTCAAGCGTTTCCACTTCCTAGATAGCTAATTATATTCTCCAAACCATGACACAGACCGCTGCAGTCCTACTCGCCGATGTCGCCTGTCACGCTAAGTATGTGCCTTCCCGGTACATCCGTCCGCCTTCTTCTCGCCCAAATATCGCTGACGTCGACGCCTCTGGCTCCGCCATCATCCCTCTGGTCGACCTGCGTGATCTATCCGGCCCCGGCCGCGCCGCCGTGGTCCAGGCCATCGGTTCAGCTTGTCGAGGCCATGGATTCTTTCAGGTCGCCAACCACGGAATCCCCGACGACGTGATCACCTCCATGCTGCGCGTCGCCAGGGAGTTCTTCCGGCAGCCGGAGTCGGAGCGGCTGAAGATGTACTCCGACGATCCATCGCGGACGACGAGGCTGTCGACGAGCTTCAACACGAGAACAGAGGAGGTCGCCAGCTGGCGCGACTTCCTCCGCCTCCACTGCTTCCCTCTCGAGGACTACGTCCACGAGTGGCCGGCCAATCCCCCTGCTTTCCGGGAGGCGGTGGCGGAGTACGCGATGAACGCGAGGCGACTGGCTCTGAGTTTGTTGGGAGCCATCTCCGAGAGCTTGGGTCTGGAGACGGATTGGTTGGCGGCGGCGCTGGGGAAGCAGGCACAGCACATGGCGGTGAACTACTACCCGCCGTGCCCAGAGCCGGAGCTCACCTACGGGCTCCCCGGACACAAAGACCCCAATGCCATCACTCTACTCCTCCAGGACGGCGTCTCCGGCTTGCAAATTCTCGGCCAGAACGGCAGATGGATCGCCGTCGATCCTGTTCCTGGCAACTTGGTCATCAACATCGGCGACCAGATTCAGGCACGTACATCCATTTCTTCATGTATAATCTCAATGAATCATTAATGAATCGTcgtattatttgtgatacgtaGGTGCTCAGTAATGACCGATACAAGAGCGTGATCCACCGCGCGGTCGTGAATAACTCCACCGAAAGGATTTCGGTGCCGACGTTCTATTGCCCGTCCCCGGAGGCAGTGATTAAGCCGGCGCCGGCGCTGGTAGACGAGGAGCACCCGGCTGCCTACCGTGAGTTCACGTACGGAGAGTACTATGACAAGTTCTGGGACAGAGGCTTACAACGAGAGAGCTGCCTCGACATGTTCAGCGAGTCGCCAATTTGTGATCCAATTTAAACAAGTGCCATGAATAAACAACGAGAGAGCTGCCTCTACATGTTGAGAGCTAGCTGCCTCAgctattataatattaaataatgaTTGTTACCAGATGAAACTATAGATGTCATATGGCTCGCATCAATAATGATTCCTACCAGACGAAACTATAGTTGTCATATGACTCGTATCAACCTTTGTACTTGATAATATAACCAGAATAAAAATTCGGGCTGCCTTACGTACGTGTAACTAGTTCTTGGCCTGGTAAATAAT from Zingiber officinale cultivar Zhangliang chromosome 6B, Zo_v1.1, whole genome shotgun sequence carries:
- the LOC121991417 gene encoding protein DMR6-LIKE OXYGENASE 1-like, whose product is MTQTAAVLLADVACHAKYVPSRYIRPPSSRPNIADVDASGSAIIPLVDLRDLSGPGRAAVVQAIGSACRGHGFFQVANHGIPDDVITSMLRVAREFFRQPESERLKMYSDDPSRTTRLSTSFNTRTEEVASWRDFLRLHCFPLEDYVHEWPANPPAFREAVAEYAMNARRLALSLLGAISESLGLETDWLAAALGKQAQHMAVNYYPPCPEPELTYGLPGHKDPNAITLLLQDGVSGLQILGQNGRWIAVDPVPGNLVINIGDQIQARTSISSCIISMNH